A single Phragmites australis chromosome 4, lpPhrAust1.1, whole genome shotgun sequence DNA region contains:
- the LOC133915958 gene encoding transcription initiation factor TFIID subunit 9-like, with amino-acid sequence MDAGAARPSAPSATAAAAAAGASVADEPRDARVVRDLLRSMGLGEGDYEPRVVHQFLDLTYRYVGDVLGDAQVYAEHAGKSQIDADDVRIAIQAKVNFSFSQPPAREVLLELARSRNRIPLPKSIAPPGSIPLPPEQDTLLAPNFQLLPLLKPPPQVEETEDDNEEANPSLTPNPANPIPNYSQDQGGNEQQHNIQHGQRVSFQLNAVASAAAKRPRMTMEQLNMG; translated from the exons ATGGACGCCGGCGCCGCGCGGCCATCGGCACCGTCGGCCACCGCCGCAGCCGCTGCCGCGGGGGCGTCCGTAGCGGACGAGCCCAGGGACGCGCGGGTGGTGCGGGACCTCCTGCGGTCGATGGGGCTCGGCGAGGGCGACTACGAACCGCGCGTGGTGCACCAGTTCCTCGACCTGACCTACCGCTACGTTGGCGACGTGCTTGGGGACGCCCAGGTGTACGCCGAACACGCCGGCAAGTCCCAGATCGACGCCGACGACGTCCGCATCGCCATCCAGGCCAAGGTCAACTTTTCCTTCTCCCAGCCACCGGCCCGCGAG GTTCTTCTTGAGTTGGCGCGCAGCCGAAACAGAATCCCGCTGCCCAAGTCAATTGCTCCTCCTGGCTCAATTCCCCTGCCACCTGAGCAGGACACACTTTTGGCCCCAAACTTCCAGCTCCTACCGCTGTTGAAGCCACCACCACAAGTTGAGGAAACAGAAGATGACAATGAAGAAGCCAACCCTAGTCTGACCCCAAATCCTGCAAATCCTATTCCAAACTACTCACAGGATCAGGGGGGCAACGAGCAGCAGCACAACATTCAGCATGGTCAGAGGGTTTCTTTCCAACTCAATGCTGTGGCATCTGCAGCTGCGAAACGTCCACGGATGACCATGGAGCAGCTGAACATGGGCTAG
- the LOC133915959 gene encoding uncharacterized protein LOC133915959 isoform X1: MSKRGRGCCVWGRQLPVGFLVLIYRWSQFLFGLIQISHLFYLLPPWFRRLFVFCSPDSRFPLELGLVGGGAQGTVSSPPRRRAPSRCVLSCRLGARSPAVQLLRCARSRGRLRRVLVCAVGWWLGGLWCVSVCASSCVFLCRWWKASSRSDPSSARCIAALLSRLPRLHAPYCRRGRRGTAVAFACVFWWVCPCGAPAWLGSDRACACVVALCSVTSSIAWSLGFSLLQHLIASRVLADVPHSWHSDLISLKATPSRPRHCSVFWDSTLVYCDFYFNYNIMKESQTISRTKMMTSRLVDPWSIVCERWEL; this comes from the coding sequence ATGTCCAAGCGTGGACGAGGCTGTTGCGTTTGGGGGAGGCAGTTGCCAGTAGGATTCCTCGTCCTGATATATAGATGGAGCCAGTTCCTCTTTGGCTTGATCCAAATTTCCCATCTATTTTACCTACTTCCACCTTGGTTCCGTCGGCTGTTTGTGTTCTGTTCGCCGGATTCCCGATTCCCACTGGAATTAGGCTTGGTGGGTGGTGGTGCCCAGGGCACCGTCAGCTCTCCTCCCCGGAGGCGAGCCCCATCGCGTTGCGTGCTGTCGTGTCGCCTTGGAGCCCGGTCGCCGGCAGTTCAGCTCCTGCGCTGCGCTCGGTCTCGTGGTCGGCTGCGGCGTGTTCTCGTGTGCGCCGTTGGCTGGTGGCTGGGCGGCCTCTGGTGTGTCTCTGTGTGCGCGTCTTCGTGCGTGTTCTTGTGCAGGTGGTGGAAGGCGAGCTCCCGCTCAGACCCGTCGTCCGCGCGCTGTATCGCGGCACTGCTGTCGCGCTTGCCTCGGCTTCATGCACCTTATTGCCGGCGTGGCCGTCGCGGCACTGCTGTCGCGTTCGCGTGCGTGTTCTGGTGGGTTTGTCCATGCGGTGCTCCTGCTTGGTTGGGCAGTGACCGTGCGTGCGCATGTGTTGTCGCTCTCTGTTCGGTGACTTCCTCCATAGCGTGGAGCTTGGGCTTCTCTCTGTTGCAGCATTTGATTGCTTCTCGGGTGCTGGCAGATGTGCCCCACAGTTGGCATAGTGATCTTATATCTCTGAAAGCAACACCATCACGACCTCGGCATTGTTCAGTTTTCTGGGACAGCACTCTGGTATACTGTGATTTCTACTTCAACTACAAT